The sequence ACAGTGAAAACCTTCAAGCACCAGGTGGGGGGAGGCAGATGCGTATGTGTACATGGCAATAGCATGCCTCATCCGACTGCTCTTCCCACTGGCTTACCAAGCTGAATAACACTGAAGGAATGTTACCGTTTGCAGTTGCAACTGCCAATCGTACAAGTCCTTCTTACAaggctgaaaaagcaaatgGGTTATGTAGTTTGACTTTATTCTTAGAACAAGCTGTAAGGCAGATCTACAAAATTACTCATGTCTATGTTGTATTTACAGGAACCTTTCTTACAACCCCatcaagaaaatacaaatagacCAGTTTGATTTCCTAATTAAACTGAAATCCCTGTAAGTAtcaattttttcatattttatctacattttctttgtgattaTGCACACCACCTTCAGAAGGACATGATCCAGAATACGTTTTGTAAGAAATTGCCCTTGAAATAGTTTATAGTTATGGTGATGACCCTCAACAATTTGAGCCTGGAAAATAATTCCTAGCAATACTCaaattttccttcctgaaaataccagtttaataattgaaattttTCCAAAAAGAGATCATAAATTCAGCTTAGAGAAGGGCATTGCCTTTTCTGTTACTACAGAACAAGACTAATACAACCCTCATTTGACCTTGCACAACTTCTTCACAGGGCTTAAGGGTTATGCAAGGTCCAGTTGGGGCTATTAACACCACGGGCAGGTACCATTAGGGTATGTAAAGACAGGAATTATAAAAGGATTTGGTATATGTATAAGTTTGGGGACATGTTTCCGTTCTTACAGTACCTAATGGTAACACCATGGAAAGAACAGTAGAAACCAAGTATGATTCAGCTGCCATATCTGAAGGAGGTGGAACTTCTACAAACCTTATTGAAGAGTTTAGGGGGAGTCTTTGTGGGTGCACTAACGTAGCAGCTCTAACTTGAATTCTGCCAGGGAGTTCTTTCTAAAACTGGGGGATAGTGTAGTGACAATCTTGCAAATCTGAAATTATCCTGTGGTGGATTTAAGTACCTCTTCATAGCCACTGCACATCTGCAACACCAACCTTGGTAGAGCTGAGTTTTGTTGGTCACCATTCAcaatcatagaaccatagaacggtttgggtcagaagggacctttaaaggccatctagtccaaccccccctgcaatgagcagggacatcttcaactggatcacgttgctcagagccctgtccaacctggcctgggatgtttccagggatggggcacctaccacccctctgggcagcctgttcttgTATTTCACTAccttcattgtaaaaaaatttttccttttagctagtctaaatctacccttttttagtttaaaaccattgccccttgtctaACCCTTGTCCTATCACAGCAATGGTCTGGAGATCCAAAAGGAGATGTTTCCTTGGATAGGAATGTACCAGGAGTTTATGATTTGACCCTGAGCTGTAGCCAGCAGTGCACATGCTTTTGTGGATCAGTCCAGCTTCCTCACAGTGATTTAGAATCTAGTGGCCAAATTCAACTAAATTTGGTAAATGGCTAATGACCTGAAAAAACTAAATCTGTAcaaatttcatgaaaataagaagctgaggacagaaaagaataattaataaCCTCCCTAATCATCAGGCTACAGCATCTACCTATCCATTATTTGACACCAAACAACTCACAATTCAGTGACTGTCACCTTCCGTGGTTCCAAGTTAAGAAACTTCTTAAATCTTGAGACCGATCTATAAGAAACTGtgtatttcagcagtttttatAACATCAGTTGCCTCTTTTCTAGTTTGAAATAGTAAAAGTAGCTGGGGAAAGCACACCCTGAGATTCATTGCAGTGcttaaataaaacttaacaCGCTTCCATACTGGGGGCTTTTTTCTTATCTCCAAGAGAAACCACCCACCAGCCCACAGCAACTAACCAGTAAGACTGTTACTTTTCTCAAGTTTTGCCTAAATGTTTTCAGAACTCCCATGGATATTGCATTCAAAGCACTGAACAATGAATTCATATAAGGCTTCCCACAAGGAGAACCAAAGATCTCCAGCCAGTTGCATGTCTAACCAGTGGATTGGAAGAATACAGAAACTGAAGTTCTAGAAGAACTTACAGTTACACTGTACTGATCTAGCACTGCAGGGGAAATAACAGTgccattttcaatatatttttggaaaaaataaagaaatcccATCCATGCATCACAAGAAAGCCAACATTTTCCCTTACATGCCGCCTTCTATGTCCTggcttcctgctgctcctgacaCAATGAAGACTGAATTCCTGCAGAAGTTTGTTTAGCAAAGCACTCCCTGGgataaaagacagaagagacaTCTAAAATATTACTACTGGAACAAGTTATTATTTTCCCAGAGATGATGAAAGAACTTcagtagaaaaatactttggaaGGGCAACGTAATAATCAGAGCTGCTGAGAGCACTCAAAGAGCCTTCTTCATGATTTTGGAAGAACAGCAATTCTGATAAACTGCAATGTATATTATTCCAGTTCAGCCTTTATGCAGACTTTCCGTTCAAGTTTAAAAGGAATGACAGATTAGATGCAATTAAAGTTCATCTCTAGTTTCCTATAGTCATAGAAGCACAATTAAATGCTCATGAAGTTTGTTCTTTTACTACTGTGTTCCTATAGCCTTTTACTGAGGGTGTGTTGTTTACAGTAGCTTGGAGGGCATTGAAATTGCAAACATCCAGAGAAGAATGTTCAGACCCCTGAGAAACCTTTCCCACATGTAAGTAGATTATTCCAGCTTGCTTGCTTTggtctgaatttttaaatttatggaATATTGgataattgaaaacaaaagaatataGAAGGTAGCATGCGAGCAGTTGTCAAATTCTGAcaattttaaactaatttttcttctttcagaatatGTTTTCTGAGTAGTTACTAGAGAGTTTTGATATTCTGGTAACCAAACTAGAATCACCtcttgtctgtttttctttcttacaaccagatattttaagaaattcCAGTACTGTGGATATGCCCCCCATGTGCGCAGCTGTAAGCCCAATACTGATGGGATTTCCTCCCTGGAGAACCTTTTAGCTAGCATCATACAGAGAGTGTTTGTCTGGGTTGTATCTGCCATCACctgctttggaaatatttttgttatctgCATGAGGCCTTACATCAGATCAGAGAACAAGCTCCATGCCATCTCAATAATGTCTCTCTGCTGTGAGTACTCCATGAGTAAAAGTAAAAGAATATTGGTTTAGTCTGCTCATAGCATGTACGATATCTGTTACTGTAATATAGTGACACATTTCCAATACGGAATTAACTGAACTTTCATGCTGTTGTGAATGACAGTACAAAATGCTGTACCTTACGCACCAGGAGGTCTCATCAAATTCTGCCTTTGGCAGCTGATAAATTCCAAAGGTTTCACATTTGATTTTAATGCTGTGAGTCTTGTGTCAAATTCTCACTTtcttcagcaaaaagaaataaaattttgaaattttcaaagGCCCACAAAGTGAAATTTTACTATGCATTTTTGAGTAAATACTAATTTGCATGTGTAAATATTGTGTTCAAGATAGTTACGCTGTTTTTCACACAATCAAATGTTACTTACACAAATGCAGTCCCTCTTAGCTCCCCAAAATTAAGAATTAGGGGGTTTTATTTTAGTCCTAAAAGCAAGACAAGTTTATGGACAAACTATTTGACAGAATAGCCACTACAATCTTGAGTACCCTATCTCAGTAACAAGTCTATAAGTATTTCACAAATGCAACTAGTAATTGTCAACAGTGAATAAAATGATTGTAATGTTTCCAAATACAGCATGTCAGtgattttgaaacatttccACTGGAACAGTCTGAGCATTATGCAAAACCTCTAGCCAAAATACCCGAGAAGCCTTCAGCTCTGTGTTGACGGTTTGTCTCCCCTTAGAGGTCTTAGAAGACTATGCACTTTAGTTTTATAAGGTGGACGAACCAAAACTAAACTTTGAACCCAGCTGAGACACTCTACTCAAAGCAAATTATCTTAAGCCAAATGTTAGTATCAAAAGGAATAAGACCTAATAAAAAAGGgttgcaaaaaatatttctgtaaatgaaaCTCTATCTTTTTCTACCTGCAAACCAATTTTATCTGAGCTTCAAAAAATCAGGTTGGAAACAAGTATGAAAAATAGACtatcaatttaaataaaaataaataaaataaaaaaaaggaggaatggAACTGAATTATACTGCCTTAATCATCTCATGATAGCATTCCAACTATAACGCTGATTTCATATCTTTATATTAGCTGTTTATATTAGTATGTTTTATATTAGTATGTTTTcctgtatacatatatacacacagagaaattcAAATGTAAATAATGATGTTAAGCACTATGTCCACAGGTGCTGATTGTCTGATGGGGATATATTTATTTGTGATTGGAGCTTTTGATCTTAAATATCGCGGAGAATACAACAAGCACGCTCAGTTGTGGATGGACAGCATGCATTGTCAGTTGGTCGGATCACTCGCTATTCTGTCTACAGAGGTGTCAGTCTTACTGTTGACTTACCTGACTTTGGAAAAATACATCTGCATAGTTTATCCTTTTAGGTTTTTGAAGCCCAGAAAACGCAGGACAATTTCCATTTTGGTACTTATCTGGATAATTGggtttgctgttgcttttatcCCACTGAGCAATAAGGAATATTTCAGGAACTACTATGGCACCAATGGCGtctgttttcctcttcactCAGAACAATCAGAAAGTTTAGGAAGTCAGATTTAttctgttgtcatttttttaggtaagttgcatttcttctttatatatGATTAGAGCTGCAAATgaacttaattttcaaataagaTAGCTTTGCTGTGATGTTCACACCTGATATTTAGATGCTCCAGTAAAAATCTTTTTCCAGCTTGAGTATTTTACTATATCAGATGGATACTTCCTTATCTTAAAATGcatgaaaggctgaaaaagcaaaaagaaattaatgaccATTAAGTTCCTGAATTAATAGACCTTGTCAAAGAAGCTGAGCAATGGTAAGACCAGAGGAGAACTAAGGGTTTGGATCAGATGGCAGCCATTTTTTAGGTGTTGACGAATGAAATAAACACCGGAGCAGAGGCAAAAATTTGATGTTAAGGTGAAGACAGACTCAGATTTTCTAGTCACTTAATTCTATAGGACTAGCGGtttacacaaaacatttttctttactacCCAGCCTGCAAAGAGGTGATACGGAATTGCTATTATGCTGTTAAGTTATAACtaattttaacttcttaaaCAGGTGTAAACTTGGCAGCTTTTATCATCATTGTGTTTTCCTATGGGAGTATGTTCTACAGTGTTCACCAAACAGCTGTTACGGCTACTGAAATTCGGAATCATATCAAAAAAGAGATGATCCTTGCTAAAcgttttttcttcattgtatttACTGATGCACTGTGTTGGAtacccatttttattttgaaactcctTTCTTTACTTCAAGTGGAAATACCAGGTATGTCCTTTCTTTTGTGAGGCTGTTTCAACTGTGTCTGTACGAAGAGTGTTGTTTCTACTTCAGAAGAACAAGAATTGAATCTATTGAATTCTCTTACTGTAAGGACTTTTATGTTATAATctatatgtatgtacacacaaTATAATTAACTATATGGTTTTACCATTGAATTGAACTATATTATTATAACCATCTAAGGTTAGTCACCTTTGAgtcagccaaaaaaaccccaaattcaaATTGTTCAAGTCTGTCTCCACACAATATCTATACAATTTacaaaatgtgttaaaaaaacaagGCTGAATTGCATTGGCCTTTCTCAACTTACAGCTTTTGCTGGTTCTGTTGCCTAAATATGGCTCAGGACAATAGAGTGTGTCCTGTCTTGATTTAACAATATAATTGCTAACCTGAAATAACTTTCTTTTATAAACTGGTATTTATAGTTGAAACCATTAAGTTATATAAAGCTCTGCTTACCTTCGTTATGCTATGAATATATTCCCATGTAAAAACAGTGTAACCTAAAAGATTAAAAGATgcacctcatttttttttccttcttcttgcAATGCCAGCACATGCCAGGAAAATAGCCACTTTATGTAGGGCTTGTAAACCCTGCTAGAAAGAACGCGTGAACAGGAGCAGGACTATCAGCAACAGCAGATTCTGATTCAATGTACAGTACATATGTTACAGTACTGGGCTggcaagaaaacattttagctCAGTGGATTTTGTCTTATGTGCTGACCAGAAGTGTTGGGAGTCacctttttaaagtttttactTACATTTCAGATGTCTGGAAGTTACATTGATTATGTCAAGTATTGtcagttattttaaatcttctaaaatgtttcttcatgaAGTTATCAAACCACCTAAGAaatcttaaagaaaatactgtgaaatgtGGAAGCAGATGTATTCTGAGTCAAGAAACCTTGACAAAATCTTGCTGAACCACAGGGGTGATCTTGAGTTCAGCAAATTAATATTCTTAGATACACCAGATTAAATACTAACTAGTCACTTCATAAAACTAAAGATATGAGAGACAGTTCTCTAAGTTTACAGAAGTTTTAAACTCCATTTGgatagcatttctttttttgggggatACACTAGACAGCTTTTGAGCTAAGCATCTGCTTGTTTCCAAAAGTGTAGCCAATGTGATGGGCATCAATAGGAACGTATTGATACTGCAACAAAGTTGTAAAGCCGGGGAGGGGCAGAAGCAGGGGGAGAGTGAATTAAGCTTTTTGTGCAACTTGGAACACTTCTATAATTGTTTTATAAATCAAACAATGCAACTGAGGGCACCCACTAACATCTTCCAGCACTTTATTCCAGTCCCTATCTCTGCCTGCCCCTCATAACTTACCTCCCAAACAGTAAAGATGAGAAGGGGAAGCTGTAAAAATGCACACAGGCTCTGCTAcaggcagggaagcaggaaACCCTCAGAGAGGAAGACAGTGTGAACACAGACTTACCAACAGGGCAAGGAGGAAATAGGGAGGATGTATACAGTGCTGTTTGAGAGGGGAATAATGGAGAAGTCCTGGTGCAGTGGAGAAAATCAGCCTCAGAGGGGATACAGGGACTGAAGGATACTGCTTTGCAGGAGGACAGGACATCGGGGACATCGTTAGGATTGCGTGGTACTAGtcaagggaagaagaagaggaacaGAGATCACAGGAAGACATAGGGAGCAAAGTAGAGACAAAAAGGTTTGGGGCAAGAGAACAAGGCCCAGCCAGAACAAGTGTGCCGGGGCTATGGTACAGAAAAGTAGGAGAGAGAAATTGAAATACtaggaaagtaaaaaatgtcaggttttgCAGGGAGTCCAGAGGGAGGTAAGAGTGCAGTGCAAGTataacagtgagaaaaaaaaaaaaagtacctgtTGTGACGTGAGCTCAGCCTAGGAGTATGACCACCCCTCCCAGCAGGAAGCTGTGCTGCATAGGCATCAAGCACTTGCACTAACGGTTACAAATGCTGGAATGCGTGTTacagcttcctttctttttccctccctaaGGTACCATAACTTCTTGGGTGGTGATTTTTATACTGCCAATAAATAGTGCTTTGAATCCTCTTCTCTACACTTTGACTACACGACCATTCAAAGAAATGATTCATCAGGTTTGGTATAATTACAGACAAAGAAGATCCCAAAGAGGTAAAGGCAGTCAGAAAACATACGGTCCATCATTCATCTGGGTAGAGCTGTGGCCAATGCATGAAATCACGCCAAAAGTAATGAAGCCTGTGCTTTGTACAGACTCCTCTGACGCTTCAGTGACCACACAGTCAACAAGACTAACCTCAtacacataaatacattttgaatcTTCATGGTGACACCCGCACTGTTAGCTTCACATCTGTGGGCTTACTGCTTTACAGCAATGAGGAAAAATGAGGGAGGTGTGACACCTGGGCTCGTGTGAACcaaagcaggaagaagagggagcAATGTGTCTGTCTGCAGGTAGAACTAACACAGTAATTTTGCAATCTCACAATGGTACCTGACATCTCCACAACACATCCCAGATAAGAATGAGAAGtcagttgtttgcttttttcctcacagaagccacaagtgtggaaaaaagatgaatcgtcatttaaaacagaaatgtttcaaattcATCTACCTTTTTGGGGCCGGGGCAAGgttattttcattaaacttttttcttttaaagtccGCGTATcaacagctgaattttttttaagagttattTAGTTTCCTCAttaagattttttctttcctcctcaaaGTTTCTGACTAGCTTTATTTAAGCTGCATCAGCTCTTAATAGCTTTCTTAGTAGccctaagaaaaatatttatatttcataatCAGATCAGTTTGTCAAAGCCAAACAAGTGAAAATTTTATTCCTAGTAAGAATTTACCAACCAATTCACTCACATAAAGACAATCTTTAAATTGTAATGATCATTGCAATTCAGGCAGAACCTGAactgtggggaagaaaaaaaaaaaaaaaaaaaaggtgcatcCTTCCCTGGAAAGGCTGGACTGAGTATCCCAGCACCT comes from Falco naumanni isolate bFalNau1 chromosome 1, bFalNau1.pat, whole genome shotgun sequence and encodes:
- the RXFP1 gene encoding relaxin receptor 1, whose amino-acid sequence is MSLQRNLLRKLSADIFKKYQDLKNLYLQNNKIRAVSERAFTGLYNLTKLYLSNNKISSLKPGVFEDLHRLEWLIIENNRINRISPLTFYGLKSLILLELMNNSLARLPDKPLCQYMPRLNWLDLEGNHIHHVRNVTFISCNTLTVLVMRRNKISSLNENSFSSLQMLDELDLASNKIESLPPYIFKDLKELSQLNLSYNPIKKIQIDQFDFLIKLKSLLEGIEIANIQRRMFRPLRNLSHIYFKKFQYCGYAPHVRSCKPNTDGISSLENLLASIIQRVFVWVVSAITCFGNIFVICMRPYIRSENKLHAISIMSLCCADCLMGIYLFVIGAFDLKYRGEYNKHAQLWMDSMHCQLVGSLAILSTEVSVLLLTYLTLEKYICIVYPFRFLKPRKRRTISILVLIWIIGFAVAFIPLSNKEYFRNYYGTNGVCFPLHSEQSESLGSQIYSVVIFLGVNLAAFIIIVFSYGSMFYSVHQTAVTATEIRNHIKKEMILAKRFFFIVFTDALCWIPIFILKLLSLLQVEIPGTITSWVVIFILPINSALNPLLYTLTTRPFKEMIHQVWYNYRQRRSQRGKGSQKTYGPSFIWVELWPMHEITPKVMKPVLCTDSSDASVTTQSTRLTSYT